The sequence AAAGGTAATTATATATTGCATCAAATCTATTCCTCattatattcagtatatttgtaTATCCTGTAATTAGTTCCACCCAGCCTTTGATTCAAACTAAACAATAACAGAATTAACACTGTAAAAACACTCTGTCACTGATTTTTAATGTCTTGCCTTAAACTTTGAATTTTTGTTCTGTaatgtaaaaatgtcaaaaactaCGAcggcaaataaataaaagacacagatgAGACACAATGATAGTGGTTACTTTAAtgaaggtacacacacacactgatgtgtGTTTAAACATGAGGACATAGGAGGTTCAGTGTGTGCTGCAGCCCAGTGCAAATACATCAATTAGATTATACCAAGTGAAGATAACATTTGGCTGtctcttactttgaaaatcaTTCAATGAAAATTCCAACTTCTGTCCTAACCTCTATTTCATGCCCTTTTGTTGGGGGTGCATCAGTAAAGGTAGAAAACATAGCAAAAGGGAGTGACAGAGAAAACTACAGAGACATTTTCATTACAAACAAACAACCGATTTCACTACATCAATTGTTGTTGACATTCCCACAAATGAGCTCTCCTGAAAAGTCTTATGACTTTAGTCATTTTCCTATGTTACGCAGTTATATCAGTGAGTATAACAATCATGTATGCACAGTTAGGCCATATTATTAATTAGTTTAGTAGTAATAAGTGATCATGTCATGCATCAGACCCTGTTCAGAAAGTAACCTGCTTTTAACAATGAGTCATGACAATGCACCATGGACAGGCCTTGGATCATCCCAACTATGGCTGCAAGGGGTCAAAGAGTAAATTTCCACGAGAAGTTAAGTTCGGGAAATTTgagaacatttaatttttttgggatTAACCGGAAATCGTGAGTAATTTTGAAcaactgtatcatatccaaacataaatgttagcatccatgcaaaaaaatacagtataattaaaaaaaaacacaacatttacaCTGGGATTTACAAAATTCCTggaattttcaaagttggaaacAGGGATGTTAAATATAATTGGGACAATACATTTTAGTATCATCTAAaatatccatgaaaatattcccatgaaaagtttataatttttaatattCCATAATCCCTGAGTTTATAGAgtctaaaccccaaaaccacttttttttctgctgaatacaaatttatttgggtatgaagtagtgctgttgattgatcctggttcAACTCTCaaaattttagtcaaagtatttcaatttggtatattttgttgtgaaaTATCAGAGTGAcggccctctatgggttgaaacccagctattacaatagatttttgctattgactgagaacaaaatcatgtgatgttttgggaccatcttgcgtcacaaacaagcactgttaccCCCGCCCCTTTCacaaaaactagcacctgtgggctctacaatctgtagtgagtaggttgaattgagaggagagtgaatagagaggaaTATTGTGTAATGAGTAACTAGTTAATGTTGCATAGATTGTTTATTCGAGATTTTATAGTAtgaactgggcgtgtcttaactgctatagatgccccgcccataatcaaggcattttttaaaataaaattcctcctagtggcaggtcaagcgaaagcaggggtttagctACACTTTATAGTGCCAGTACACCCCCaagtttttgctgacctgccactgaaaaaaaatccttgattatgggcgttgctcctagagtagttaagacatgcccagtcacAGCCAGTGGGCGTGTACTGTAGTTGTTCCCattcaacgttcttgaagccaaaatacagcactttggggcgcttccatcttgcaaatttgatgtaatttggagccagagtctgcgctgtagggtccggcgggaggagccctggtatcACATCccacccatttagcgtactgccctgatgattTACTCAgtccagctacgccaagaacttaagtatctttcccaccggaaattctaccaacttcttgttcagatgatcagatcatagaggttagtacttgtactagtagctcaaaaaagacgTAAAAGCTATTCACATAGCGAGCTACGCAAAATCCGCGGCTGTCATCGTATTCtatgacgtcaaatcccgtATTTCAATCTCAAATAACTCAtgtaaaacaaacttcacagaaaaatgagcacttgaacacaatgtttagCAGCAGAgattaggtttggaaaaaaattatgtgatgagtattttaactttacagtttgaccaagtttgaccaacatcccatccgttatcattgaggaggcggggtttatgacctatactgcagccagtcagcagggggtgctctaaaaaaaaaaacttcgtGAGCATGCatcgtccattctttttacagtcgaTGGTCACGGCATAGACTGTTGGAcgaatatttcagcagattagagTCAAAGGCCAAACACCGATATGAAGggaagttacatctggttggtttgGAATAATGTCTATACCAAGCACCTCAAGGTTCATTGAAAAACGTCTACACAATGGAGAAGATGAGGACTtacaaaagcttggatgcatatattttctttaaggtaggcttatgtatgtgtttttgtgtcaatataggcctgtgtcatcatgataattggcACAGCGTAGCTAATAATATAATCATACTACAGcttaaattaaaacatacatgggtatatgaagcacatttgtttatttaatatacttacagttcatatacaagtcaacacattgcatctTTAATGTTAATTTTACGTTGCTTGTCTTCAAATTAGACATATTTTGGcattatacaataaaaatcaGCCAGACTACAAGATCAGCGGTTGTCAGACAAATGATTACCACTCTTAAAATGGCGGTGTGCGTTGCTAAGTCAAGTGCTGACGTCACACGAAAAGGTatatagcaaaattaaattgcaatagtgaagagtgggactatcAGGATCAAgaaactacattacttcatacctaaacatatatgtattcagcagaaaaaagtggttttgggctGTACTCACACTTTAAGTTCCTGTGGAAATTTCCTAGCAATTTCACGCCCCTTTGCCACCCTAATCCCAATGATGACACAGGCACAATCTGAATCTCCCTtcagaatttaaataaactcACTGAAGTTGTTTATATCATCCAATCAACAAGATCAATATTCAAAGGTATTAGGtattaaataatgaaacaaagaaaagatAATAAAATAGGACAAAGTTGTTGATAGTTATGTTTTCTATACACATTAACAGGTCATTTCCTAAAGGAAAGGCGCGGTAACAGTATGGGAATGAGTAGGGTTTAAAGGCATGATCTGTTGAAAGGAGAGAATGTGATGTGTGGAAACATGATGGTGCTCTTCACCATGTGACACGCACAGCTGACAGAAGTCACTGTATCTGGTTATAATGACTACAGAAAGAGGGTTGTGTCAATATTCTGATGAACTGAATGTGTCCTCTGTGCTCTGTCTTGGCTTATTGAATGTTCATGTTGGAATCAGTGATAAAGTGAGTGCTAGCTCATCTCAAGCCCATGCTCCATGTCCATCACAGGTCTCTTTTCTGGAGTATAGTCCCTGTCTGTCTTCTCCACGTAGCGCTGCAGGGTGCTGTAAAACTGCTCACTCCTGGAAAATGTGTAGTATGCCGAGATCTCCTCCCACGCCTTGTGGTTGGGGAATGGGAACGGATCAGGGTCTTTGTTCTCAAAGAAGCTGTGCAGGTTTCTTTCAGCCAACTTGGTGGCGTAGTCAACGGCGTAGGCATCAAAGCGCTCTTTCTCCTTCTCCACGTAACGCTTCCAGAATGTAAGTTGCAGGTAGCTGACTTTTGAGCGACAGTTTTTGTAGCAGGTACCCACCAGGCCCACAAAGACCGCAGTGATGATGATACACCATCCCAGGATCTGGGaacaaaatagtaaaataataaacgtCATCTGGTGTCAgactacacaaaaatgaaaaagatgtGTCGGTTGCACTTTTGATTTAACAGCTTAATGTTCAGCACTGCTCGGATCTTCCCAATCATCTCACATGTTGGGATATGTTTAAATGACAGGTTTCCACATAGGCTGGGGGAGGATTATGCAACTCATAGCATGTTCACATTTTTCTTGTGCCTCTGTTAGTTTTATGATCCCACATATGATGACTACATAGTTAAAGTACAACAAATAGGAAACTACAATCCTcttgaatgtattttttttttttttactgtggatTCTATCGAAGTGTGTAGCACATAGATTTGTCTGCCCAAAGTGTAATAGTCTGTATTATTGAACAATACGAAACACTGCCACAACGTCATGCAGGCATGGACAACTTATGGAGGCCACGTGCTGCCCTCGGTCCAGTTTTAATTTGCaataaatcaagtcaatttaccatttaccaaagcaaaaaaaaaaaaaaaaaaaacaactaacatGGAAAGTGAGGGGAAACATCAGGTCtttatcctcctcctcctcctcctccccctctgtCATCAGGTTAGCAGATAAAGATGTTGTTATTTCCTTGTTATTCCAATATTCAGACAGAGTCTGCATTTTTCCTCCTACCTGGGACTGAGCTCTGAACATGAGCAGCAGCTCCATACGTTCATCACTGGGCAGTTTGGACCTGTCACAGGGCACTCGGGCCAGCTCCTCCCGACATTTCAGGGTTTTGTTCTTACAGAAGAAGTCCACCACAAGGTTGTCATCAAGACCGCTGACGGAGCACTCGTAGAAGGTTCCGTTGAGGAGGGCCACAGAAAGCCACATTATTGGAGCCACACAAGCACCAGTGAAAATGCTGATGAAAACCCTGAAACTGCCCAGACAATTCCCACGAGGGCAGAGCTTCATGGGATTGAGGCAGCATCCAGTGTAGAGCCTCcacagcctggtgctgaagaaCAGACCCAGCACAAGTAGAACAGCAGCTGGGCCCAGCAGGAAGGTCAGACCATAGGTGAAGTTCTGATCGTGGTTGCAGGGACACTGGAAGGAGACCATGGAGAAAACTCGCTCccctcctattgtcagaagagCCATGAAACTGTAGCCAATGGTGGCTTTTTGGTTCATGAAGAAGCGTAAAACAGTCTGGAAGTTTTCCATGGTGTCCTCTGAGACGTGACTGACAATAATCCTCAGTGAAACCCAACCGGGGATGAAGTAAGTGTCTTTGTTTTCCTATTGACTGCTCGACTGTTTTGTGAGGTCCAACTGTGCCCCTCCCTTTAAATGCTGGTTCTTCTACTCTGGCTCCTCCTTCAAACATGCCCTTAGAGCCACTTCCTTCTTTCTCACCACATCTGCTCGGGGCTGTGCTGTGTTCAAGGAAACTATTCTTCACCATGGTGAAAAGCTCATTTCATAGTTTCCCTTCCCTAAGATTGACATTTTTCTAGGTATGCCATTATAGACTGTGTACAGCCATATCATGCAAGTATGAAAGCCATTtgcattgtctttttttcaacaACTTAACCacttaacaatgaaaaatacactgaTCTCACATTCTAAACATGACAGGAAATGTAACTTTAAGAACACAAAGCTTTCAACCACTCCCAAACCAATAGAGCAGGCAGAATAAATTACAGTCAGCAAATGGGATTTACTGGGAAGTGCTTTCAACCACTCAGAGGTTTGTCTGATCCAGTCCCAGAGGCATTACCACGGAGACAACAAAACAAGTTCTCTGCTTTcactaaaccagtggttcccaacctttttggggCCATGagcccattttaatatcacaaatttctggggaccccagagacattttttttctaaaattagtttttgatcatgtttattaaagtgtgttaaaaAGAAAGAGTAGCGCCAcgtcagatatttttatactgcatacagttatttgatatgtattgtgtgtgatgtgtatttgaaaaataataacaattcatttttaataagtttttgttttagttgtttacGCAGGCGACCCTATTTTAATTAAAGGTGAACCCACATAGGGGGcccgactccaaggttgaaagaAAACTAACCCTTCTTCTTTACTACCTGCCTTGGATGACAGTGAGCACTAGAGGGGCTGCTGCAGACCTGATAGCATGCCAGTCTTCTTATAAAGTTATTGTATTTCTTAATGTCTGTCTGGTAGGCCCTGAAACTCTGTTACTTtgtttgaacacacacacaactatgaACTGTTTTCATGAATTCAAGGTCACTGACAGAGCTAAGCAGAGCAAGGCTTTCCTATGATCATGCTTGTACCAGACACCTTTGGCTACAAAGTAGTCATGAAGATACACAGATAGATGCAGATACAGATAGAGTTGCATAGACAGAGAAAACAGGTAAGGAGAAACACAGACATCTTCCTCTGGCCACCGGCACATGGGCTTGGTCTACTAAACTTTGCTTGTGAATAAACCATTGAAATTATActactcttgtcatctgtcctcaGAGCTGTTCAGTTAAAAGATCCTGGAAGGAGGTAGAGAAAAACTTTACAAGGGTCACACATGCATCTACATACGTCTAGCAAGCTATACTACATAATCTGTAAACTCCACACTGAGAAGGTCAATCCAGGGAGTTAAAGACAGGACCCTATTTACTATGCCAGCATCCAAACTATTGTTCTTTTTCTGATTTGGTACAAATGCTTCTCTTATTCTCAAAAACTAAAATACCTGGTAGAAtttatgttttgtgttattgtacACTTTAATGGGTAGTGAGTGAGGGTAGTTGTAATTTTAGATGCACCTTTGGATATAATCCAGAGTAAATTCCGGTCTCCTCCAACCATCCAAAAACATACGGTTAAATAGAGTCTCCAGATTGCCTGGAGGTCAGaagcagaatcagaatcataatcaactttattggccatgtaatgtatgttatacacacgaggaatttgacttggtgaactgtgctctcataaatataaacagtagttagactaataagtgcaaaactaaataaaataatataacaagataataataataataataataataataataataataataataataatagtgcagtgatgagtagtgcaggtgaacatttaaattaaatagtatgtacatgaacattctcagtgacagattgatccagggttattacacagcaacaggtctgacactctttgactgtttagtattgatcagagtgacagcctgggggaagaaactgtttggGCGTACAATGATCTGTatcgtctgccggaggggaggagtttaaacagattgtgtgcatggtgtgaggggtctgcagtgatgctacctgcccgtttcctgaccctggacaggtataagtcttggatggagggcagattgacaccaatgatcttttctgcagtcctgactatcctttgtagtctgtgtctgtctagtttggttgtaaatccaaaccagacagtgatggaggtgcacagaacagactgaatgatggaggttgTATAACATGATCAGCaactcctggggcaggttgaacttcctcagctgacacaggaagtacatcctcagctgtgcctttttcctggttgtgttaATGTatgaggtccacttcaggtcctgtgagattgtggatcccaaaaCCTGAAAGAgcccacggtagccactttgctattcagaatggtaagggggggagtggggggggattcctcctgaagtccactgtcatctccacagtcttgagcgggttcagttccagatggttctgactgcaccagagagccagctgttccacctcc is a genomic window of Gouania willdenowi chromosome 16, fGouWil2.1, whole genome shotgun sequence containing:
- the LOC114477718 gene encoding calcium homeostasis modulator protein 5-like; this encodes MENFQTVLRFFMNQKATIGYSFMALLTIGGERVFSMVSFQCPCNHDQNFTYGLTFLLGPAAVLLVLGLFFSTRLWRLYTGCCLNPMKLCPRGNCLGSFRVFISIFTGACVAPIMWLSVALLNGTFYECSVSGLDDNLVVDFFCKNKTLKCREELARVPCDRSKLPSDERMELLLMFRAQSQILGWCIIITAVFVGLVGTCYKNCRSKVSYLQLTFWKRYVEKEKERFDAYAVDYATKLAERNLHSFFENKDPDPFPFPNHKAWEEISAYYTFSRSEQFYSTLQRYVEKTDRDYTPEKRPVMDMEHGLEMS